ACGTAAAGCCAATGGCCATCAACATTCGAAATCCGGAGACCGAGCGTCTGGCCGAGGAGCTAGCCAAGCTCACCGGCGAGTCCAAAACCGAGGCGGTGACCATCGCGCTGCGCGACCGGCTCACGCGTCTGCGCAGGGGCCGCGCGCAGCGGCGTCTAGCGGACGAGCTCGATGCCATTGCGCTGCATTGCGCTTCCCTACCCGTGGTCGATT
This Vicinamibacteria bacterium DNA region includes the following protein-coding sequences:
- a CDS encoding type II toxin-antitoxin system VapB family antitoxin, producing MAINIRNPETERLAEELAKLTGESKTEAVTIALRDRLTRLRRGRAQRRLADELDAIALHCASLPVVDSRSAEEILGYDELGLPR